In Sphingobacterium zeae, one genomic interval encodes:
- a CDS encoding DUF3276 family protein, which produces MGDFENKEREEVFSKKVRAGKRTYFFDVKATRSNDYYITITESKKRFEDGQFIKHKIFLYKEDFEKFAEGLTDVVNYIKSNQEVIEKRYEPNFDDAYAEEAGARSKDEFSF; this is translated from the coding sequence ATGGGAGATTTTGAAAACAAAGAACGTGAAGAAGTTTTTTCAAAAAAGGTGAGAGCAGGTAAGCGTACTTATTTTTTTGATGTAAAAGCAACTCGATCGAACGATTACTACATTACTATCACAGAAAGCAAGAAGCGCTTTGAGGATGGCCAGTTTATTAAGCATAAGATTTTCTTGTATAAAGAAGATTTTGAAAAGTTCGCAGAAGGTTTGACGGATGTGGTGAACTACATCAAATCTAACCAGGAGGTAATCGAGAAACGTTATGAGCCTAACTTTGACGATGCATACGCTGAAGAAGCGGGAGCGCGTTCCAAAGACGAGTTTTCGTTCTAG
- a CDS encoding sensor histidine kinase — MKNKLFLSVKSRLIGIICISVFIGYLALQYLLMLRSGFDQQLAFKDSFINSVVMMFCCYGMSSALNFYTPQPREIWKVLIIGLIMGGISIGLSRFLMSYFIQSNFTPLLDLTLPYRGIVNFLILTSVAIINIVWNIQEDNINNIKRKQESENLLREAELYNLRQQLQPHFLFNSLNSIIALIGANPDEARNMTFQLSDFLRGTLRKGNNQIITLEEELDHLQLYLDIEKVRFGHRLNTSISSSEEIFNNRLPAMIIQPLVENAIKHGLYNIRDQVEIKIKCQSNEGQLWIQITNPFDTEEQSKPKKGTGFGLSSIQRRLYLLYGRNDLLETQILDNIFISTLKIPQYD; from the coding sequence ATGAAAAACAAGCTGTTTCTCAGTGTTAAAAGTCGTTTAATTGGCATTATATGTATATCCGTATTTATCGGATATCTCGCGTTACAATACTTATTAATGCTTCGTTCTGGCTTTGACCAACAACTCGCATTCAAAGATTCTTTTATCAATAGTGTAGTCATGATGTTCTGTTGTTATGGCATGTCATCTGCACTAAACTTCTATACCCCACAACCAAGGGAAATATGGAAAGTACTTATTATCGGCTTAATCATGGGCGGAATAAGCATCGGATTAAGCCGATTTTTAATGAGTTATTTTATTCAATCTAACTTCACCCCCCTCCTGGATTTAACTTTACCGTATCGCGGCATTGTTAATTTTCTCATATTAACATCGGTTGCCATTATCAACATCGTTTGGAATATTCAAGAAGACAATATCAATAATATTAAACGCAAACAAGAGTCCGAAAATCTGCTTCGGGAAGCCGAATTATACAATCTCAGGCAACAATTGCAACCACACTTTCTATTTAATAGCCTTAATTCCATTATAGCGCTTATTGGTGCAAATCCCGACGAAGCCCGCAATATGACATTCCAGCTCTCGGATTTTCTGAGAGGGACGTTAAGGAAGGGAAATAACCAAATCATCACACTCGAAGAAGAACTTGACCATCTACAGCTTTATCTCGATATCGAGAAAGTACGTTTTGGCCATAGACTAAATACATCCATTTCCTCGTCCGAAGAAATTTTTAACAACAGACTACCCGCAATGATCATCCAACCCCTTGTAGAGAATGCGATTAAGCATGGTCTCTACAACATAAGGGATCAGGTCGAAATAAAAATAAAATGCCAGTCAAATGAAGGTCAATTATGGATCCAAATCACCAATCCTTTCGACACTGAAGAACAATCTAAACCCAAAAAAGGCACTGGATTTGGACTCTCGAGCATTCAACGTCGATTGTATCTTCTCTATGGAAGAAATGACCTGCTGGAAACGCAAATACTAGACAATATATTTATCAGTACCCTAAAAATACCTCAATATGATTAA
- a CDS encoding LytR/AlgR family response regulator transcription factor — translation MIKVVIIDDEPLARSIIAGYLKSETDVTVVAECGDGFEGVKAIHTHEPDLIFLDVQMPKLTGFEMLELIDSPPAVIFTTAFDEYALKAFEKNALDYLLKPVSPARFKKALEKFRTNFSAPEKKVQPNYEVLTAQDETKIDRIVVKTGTQIKIIPIDTVKYLESYDDYVKIHTKDGMYLKNKTMAFFEKALDSNQFVRIHRSFIIKVDQLAKLEPYEKDSYIAALVSGEKLNISKSGYARLKQLIGI, via the coding sequence ATGATTAAAGTCGTTATTATCGATGATGAACCACTGGCACGCTCGATTATTGCCGGTTACTTAAAAAGCGAGACCGATGTAACTGTCGTTGCCGAATGTGGAGATGGTTTTGAAGGCGTTAAGGCTATTCATACTCATGAACCTGACTTAATTTTTCTGGATGTTCAGATGCCCAAATTAACGGGTTTTGAAATGCTTGAACTCATTGACAGCCCGCCAGCCGTTATTTTTACAACTGCTTTTGATGAATACGCTTTGAAAGCTTTTGAAAAAAATGCATTAGATTACCTATTAAAACCGGTATCACCTGCGCGTTTTAAGAAAGCATTAGAAAAATTTAGGACAAACTTCTCGGCTCCAGAAAAAAAAGTACAGCCCAACTATGAGGTGCTTACAGCCCAAGACGAAACAAAAATTGACCGTATCGTTGTCAAAACAGGTACACAGATCAAGATTATTCCTATTGATACAGTCAAATATCTAGAATCTTACGATGACTATGTTAAAATTCATACCAAAGACGGTATGTACCTAAAAAATAAAACAATGGCATTTTTCGAAAAAGCGTTGGATTCAAATCAATTTGTCCGTATCCACCGTTCTTTTATCATTAAAGTTGACCAATTGGCCAAACTAGAACCTTATGAAAAGGATTCTTACATTGCAGCACTAGTATCAGGCGAAAAGCTTAACATCAGTAAATCAGGCTATGCGCGATTAAAACAATTGATTGGAATTTAA
- a CDS encoding alpha/beta fold hydrolase — MNKRELKRSKIRIGDISISYYIRPSILAPSPKTIIFIHGFPFNKNTWKQQLQHLDEDYTGIAIDVRGHGLSTNGHGFFSIDVFAKDLVEFIRKLDLNHVILCGISMGGYIALRTYELIGQQLKGLILCDTNSLADDNKAKQKRFDAIQALLKYGRRPFAIGFIGNVFHDKTIRENPEAVELIKSCIRRNEVASICATQLALASRTDTSHSLKTIIIPTLVIKGKHDKLMSEEQTNILIENIPDVRYMEFDESGHLPNLEEPEKFNTVLNDFLRSIPLFSS; from the coding sequence ATGAACAAAAGAGAATTAAAGCGCAGTAAAATACGCATTGGAGATATTAGTATCTCCTATTACATCAGACCAAGCATCTTAGCCCCTTCCCCCAAAACCATTATATTTATCCATGGTTTCCCATTTAATAAAAACACCTGGAAACAACAGCTTCAGCATTTGGATGAAGACTATACGGGTATAGCAATTGATGTTCGAGGGCATGGCCTCAGTACCAACGGTCATGGTTTTTTCTCCATTGATGTCTTTGCCAAAGATCTGGTAGAATTTATTCGCAAACTCGACCTCAACCACGTCATCCTGTGCGGCATTTCCATGGGGGGCTACATCGCACTGCGGACCTATGAATTGATCGGGCAACAGCTCAAAGGGCTTATCCTATGCGACACTAACTCCCTTGCTGATGACAACAAAGCCAAGCAAAAGAGATTCGATGCTATCCAGGCTTTACTAAAATATGGCAGACGGCCTTTTGCCATTGGTTTTATAGGCAATGTATTTCACGACAAAACAATTCGCGAAAATCCCGAAGCAGTTGAACTGATTAAAAGCTGTATCCGCAGAAATGAAGTCGCCAGCATCTGCGCGACACAGCTCGCTCTCGCATCCCGGACAGACACAAGCCATTCACTAAAAACAATTATTATCCCGACATTGGTTATAAAAGGTAAACACGACAAGCTAATGAGCGAGGAACAGACCAATATACTTATCGAAAATATCCCCGATGTCCGCTATATGGAATTTGACGAATCTGGTCACTTGCCCAATCTTGAGGAACCCGAAAAATTCAATACCGTATTAAATGATTTTCTGCGAAGCATTCCACTATTCTCATCCTAG
- a CDS encoding serine hydrolase domain-containing protein has translation MKHFITLILLGISSYSFAQTGSEEQINRGVYNRLEFFINSQMTDSAYNLASDSFKQQFSLARFTQVLENLYPLGRVKSSTQKEFEKGIATYQMDFDSKSYDVVFATDPTLKFHTLKFTPSTTTPQVEKMTMVPATQKSVDNDDLFIDSVARAYFKQQNTQSLAIGIIKNGQTKTYFYGETAKGNQTPPTKTSIYEIGSLSKVFTAILLSNLVEEGTVTLDQPIALFLPDSLKKNEALSKITFQMLANHTSGLPKLPDNFDKVNGFNENDPYKTYDKKALYNYLSRFKNKKNPGEEYEYSNLGYAVLGDIICSLYKKSYDQLVRDIICKPLEMNNTFQVLEPKRKDTFKVYNKHGQEALPWSFDVFAPAGALKCTLEDLLKFANAQFKMPQTPLENAMANTRLFTFFLPPDTDLGLAWHMSLIDNLTVFWHNGATAGSSSYLALSPDKKSGVVMLSNSAISTDDQGKAILNYLLHQN, from the coding sequence ATGAAACATTTTATTACACTCATATTGCTGGGCATCTCATCGTACTCTTTTGCCCAAACAGGTTCCGAAGAACAGATCAACAGAGGGGTATATAATAGGCTGGAGTTTTTTATCAATTCCCAGATGACCGACTCAGCCTACAATTTGGCCAGCGATTCATTTAAACAGCAATTTAGCCTTGCCCGATTCACGCAGGTACTCGAAAATCTATACCCATTAGGAAGAGTAAAAAGCTCAACGCAAAAAGAATTTGAAAAAGGAATCGCAACTTATCAGATGGACTTCGATAGCAAATCTTACGATGTCGTCTTCGCAACAGATCCTACCCTAAAATTCCATACGCTAAAGTTTACTCCTTCAACCACAACACCACAAGTCGAAAAAATGACAATGGTGCCTGCGACACAAAAATCAGTAGATAACGATGACCTTTTCATCGATTCTGTTGCGCGCGCTTACTTCAAACAACAAAATACGCAATCCCTTGCCATTGGTATTATAAAGAATGGACAAACCAAAACTTATTTTTATGGCGAGACGGCCAAAGGAAACCAGACTCCACCCACAAAGACGTCTATTTATGAAATTGGCTCGTTGAGTAAAGTTTTTACCGCTATCCTTTTGTCAAATCTTGTCGAAGAAGGAACAGTCACTTTAGATCAGCCTATAGCCCTATTCCTTCCCGACTCACTCAAAAAAAATGAAGCGCTTTCAAAAATAACATTTCAAATGTTGGCTAATCATACCTCCGGCTTACCGAAGCTTCCGGATAATTTTGACAAAGTTAACGGTTTCAACGAGAACGATCCTTACAAAACATATGACAAAAAAGCACTTTACAACTATCTTTCACGCTTTAAAAACAAGAAAAATCCGGGCGAAGAGTATGAGTACAGCAATCTAGGTTATGCTGTTCTCGGGGATATCATATGCAGTCTTTATAAAAAAAGTTACGATCAGCTTGTAAGGGATATCATCTGTAAACCACTTGAAATGAACAATACTTTTCAAGTATTGGAACCTAAGAGGAAAGATACTTTTAAAGTATACAACAAACATGGTCAAGAAGCATTGCCTTGGTCTTTTGACGTATTTGCTCCAGCTGGTGCGCTAAAATGCACCCTCGAGGATCTACTGAAATTTGCGAACGCGCAATTCAAGATGCCGCAAACTCCATTGGAAAATGCCATGGCAAATACCAGATTATTTACATTCTTTCTACCACCCGACACAGACCTCGGCTTGGCATGGCATATGAGTTTGATCGACAACCTTACAGTCTTCTGGCACAACGGCGCAACGGCCGGAAGTAGTTCCTATCTCGCTTTATCCCCAGATAAAAAAAGTGGAGTGGTCATGCTGTCAAATTCAGCTATCTCTACCGATGATCAAGGTAAAGCTATTTTAAATTATCTCCTTCATCAGAATTAA
- the carA gene encoding glutamine-hydrolyzing carbamoyl-phosphate synthase small subunit, which yields MTNYSKLPAILVLEDGTVYHGKAAGKIGTTTGEICFNTGTTGYQEIFTDPSYFGQIMVTTNAHIGNYGIDEDDTESNHIQIAGLVCKNYNINYSRKMADESIQSYFEEGNLVGISDVDTRSLVRHIRDKGAMNAIISSETLDVEALKRQLAEVPSMDGLELSSKVTTTEPYFFGNENASLRVAVLDLGIKKNILRNFEARDVYTKVFPAKTTFEEMEQWNPDGYFISNGPGDPAPMDYAIETVKAILNANKPMFGICLGHQILALANGIRTSKLHNGHRGINHPVKNIIANRCEITSQNHGFGVVAEDIENSERVEVTHVNLNDQSIEGIRIKGQKAFSVQYHPESSPGPHDSRYLFDDFVAMIKN from the coding sequence ATGACCAACTACAGCAAATTGCCTGCAATTTTAGTTTTAGAAGATGGTACAGTTTATCACGGTAAAGCCGCTGGTAAAATTGGTACGACTACTGGGGAAATCTGTTTCAATACAGGAACAACCGGTTATCAAGAGATTTTTACAGATCCATCTTATTTTGGACAAATCATGGTAACCACCAATGCCCATATTGGTAACTATGGTATTGATGAGGACGATACCGAATCAAATCACATTCAGATTGCGGGATTGGTTTGTAAGAATTACAACATCAACTATAGTCGTAAAATGGCTGATGAATCTATCCAAAGCTATTTTGAGGAGGGGAATTTAGTTGGTATTTCAGATGTGGATACGCGTTCTTTGGTAAGACATATACGTGATAAAGGAGCGATGAATGCAATTATTTCTTCGGAAACATTGGATGTGGAAGCATTAAAGCGTCAATTGGCGGAAGTTCCTTCGATGGATGGACTTGAGCTGTCATCAAAAGTAACAACAACAGAACCTTATTTCTTCGGTAATGAAAATGCTTCGTTGCGTGTAGCGGTTTTGGACTTGGGAATCAAGAAAAATATTTTGCGGAATTTTGAAGCTCGTGATGTATATACGAAAGTATTTCCTGCGAAGACAACATTCGAAGAAATGGAACAATGGAATCCTGATGGTTACTTTATTTCCAATGGCCCGGGTGATCCAGCTCCGATGGATTATGCTATTGAGACAGTAAAAGCTATTTTGAACGCGAATAAGCCAATGTTCGGCATTTGTTTAGGTCATCAGATCCTCGCATTGGCAAATGGTATCCGCACCAGTAAATTGCATAATGGGCACCGTGGGATCAATCATCCCGTGAAGAATATCATTGCTAATCGTTGTGAAATTACGTCGCAAAACCATGGTTTTGGGGTTGTAGCTGAAGATATTGAAAATTCTGAGCGCGTTGAGGTAACACATGTTAATCTGAACGATCAGTCTATTGAGGGAATCCGTATCAAAGGGCAAAAAGCATTCTCGGTGCAATATCACCCCGAATCATCACCGGGTCCTCATGACTCACGTTATTTGTTTGATGATTTTGTAGCAATGATCAAAAACTAA
- a CDS encoding TM2 domain-containing protein, with amino-acid sequence MKTEDEKYCVQCGKLITIKAEVCPYCGVRQPIFYANQPFQQQNNTFQDDRWLPALLFCIFLGPFGAHRFYLGQIGTAVIQLVTLGGCGIWYLIDLIMIIVGKYKDADGNYIKSPINN; translated from the coding sequence ATGAAAACAGAAGACGAAAAGTATTGCGTGCAGTGCGGTAAATTGATTACGATCAAGGCCGAAGTTTGTCCGTATTGCGGTGTAAGACAGCCGATATTTTATGCTAACCAGCCCTTTCAACAACAAAATAATACGTTTCAGGACGATAGATGGTTACCGGCCCTGTTGTTTTGTATCTTTTTGGGACCATTTGGTGCGCATCGGTTTTATTTGGGACAAATTGGTACGGCTGTTATTCAGTTGGTCACTTTGGGCGGCTGTGGTATTTGGTATCTGATCGACTTGATTATGATTATTGTCGGAAAATATAAGGATGCGGACGGCAATTACATTAAAAGTCCGATAAACAATTAA
- a CDS encoding 2-hydroxyacid dehydrogenase, with product MKIFITKKIPQKGIDLLQSAGHEITIHESARPLSEKELIEASQQCNYVLNGGMQNFDAHFFENCPNLKALSLMSVGYDNVDISAATQHGIPVSNTPGILSGATADVAFLLMLAVSRKAFFNHKRILQGKWEGFDPTENLGIELNNKTLGIYGLGRIGFELARKARAAYNMEIIYYNRSRNKEAERVLGAKYVHFDELLRRSDVLSIHAALTAETKSRFDKNAFARMKNSAILVNTARGGLVNEFDLTAALQAGELWGAGLDVTNPEPMRPDNPLLGMDNVCILPHIGSATVETRDNMALMAANNLLAAIRGEKMPQIINEKVYQ from the coding sequence ATGAAGATATTCATCACAAAAAAAATTCCGCAAAAAGGCATAGATCTATTACAATCCGCAGGCCACGAGATTACAATTCACGAATCGGCCAGACCACTATCCGAAAAAGAGCTCATCGAAGCCAGCCAACAATGCAACTATGTTCTTAACGGTGGGATGCAAAATTTTGATGCCCATTTTTTCGAAAACTGCCCCAACCTGAAAGCCCTATCACTCATGAGCGTAGGCTATGATAATGTGGATATTTCAGCCGCCACACAGCACGGAATCCCTGTAAGCAACACCCCGGGTATACTTTCTGGGGCAACAGCAGACGTCGCCTTTCTTTTAATGCTAGCGGTATCAAGAAAAGCATTTTTCAACCATAAAAGAATATTGCAGGGTAAATGGGAAGGGTTCGATCCTACTGAAAACCTGGGCATCGAACTCAACAATAAAACACTGGGCATCTACGGACTGGGACGGATTGGATTCGAACTAGCCCGAAAAGCTAGAGCAGCGTATAACATGGAAATTATCTACTATAATCGAAGTAGAAATAAGGAAGCGGAACGGGTTTTGGGTGCCAAATATGTACATTTCGATGAATTGCTAAGGCGTAGCGATGTACTTTCCATACATGCTGCTTTGACAGCGGAGACTAAAAGCCGGTTTGACAAAAATGCATTTGCACGCATGAAAAACTCCGCCATATTAGTCAATACTGCAAGAGGTGGATTGGTCAATGAATTCGATCTGACAGCAGCATTGCAGGCTGGCGAATTATGGGGTGCAGGACTTGACGTGACAAACCCTGAACCGATGAGGCCAGATAATCCACTCTTAGGAATGGACAATGTATGCATTCTTCCACATATCGGGTCTGCCACCGTAGAAACCAGGGATAATATGGCTTTAATG
- a CDS encoding DUF2752 domain-containing protein — protein MWKAISGYNCPGCGLTHAFIALLQLRWQEAWLENPLIYLIVPVLIALTLRDFIRFWRLESR, from the coding sequence GTGTGGAAGGCGATAAGTGGATATAACTGTCCGGGATGTGGCCTTACGCATGCTTTTATTGCGTTGTTGCAATTACGGTGGCAAGAGGCGTGGTTGGAAAATCCATTGATCTACTTGATTGTGCCGGTGTTGATTGCGCTGACTTTGAGAGACTTTATTCGTTTTTGGCGGTTGGAATCAAGGTGA
- a CDS encoding LiaF transmembrane domain-containing protein, whose translation MEKEPIIPNSNNSRNIVGAIVIIVGIFLLLNNLNLGSWFPDWLFGWQTILIIIGLVIGINSQFQKKSAIILLIIGGASLISRMMRTDFGSVTVPIIIISLGIYFIMSKRKPPMVPPTYPNPPQGSYDWDKRVTVPTEGTTDGSLNDQESKPFNEQYDPNRQASPNQQAFGDNGKDPFQQSFEDNLNLNTIFAGQKKVIYSKNFRGGNLTNVFGSIELDLTKADIQQPIVIDTFQLFGSARIIIPPHWTVFSNVASILGSVDDRRFQTIYNPDTDKKIYITGTCILGNLTIKNA comes from the coding sequence ATGGAAAAAGAACCCATCATACCAAACAGCAATAATAGCCGCAATATTGTAGGAGCAATTGTAATTATCGTAGGTATATTCTTATTACTGAATAACCTCAATCTAGGAAGCTGGTTTCCAGATTGGTTATTTGGTTGGCAAACGATATTAATTATTATTGGATTAGTCATTGGCATAAATTCCCAATTTCAGAAAAAATCGGCGATTATTCTATTGATCATCGGTGGAGCAAGCCTCATCTCGAGAATGATGCGTACCGACTTTGGTTCGGTAACCGTTCCTATCATTATCATTTCTCTTGGAATTTACTTTATTATGAGTAAAAGGAAACCTCCGATGGTTCCTCCCACTTATCCCAATCCGCCACAAGGATCTTATGACTGGGACAAGCGAGTAACCGTGCCTACCGAAGGGACTACAGACGGTAGCCTCAATGACCAGGAATCAAAACCATTTAATGAACAATATGATCCAAACCGACAAGCCTCGCCTAATCAGCAGGCTTTTGGCGACAATGGAAAAGATCCTTTCCAACAGTCATTTGAGGATAACCTCAATCTGAATACGATCTTTGCAGGGCAAAAGAAAGTTATTTACTCTAAAAATTTTAGAGGAGGTAATTTGACCAATGTATTTGGAAGTATAGAACTGGATTTAACAAAAGCTGACATCCAACAGCCGATTGTGATCGATACGTTTCAATTGTTTGGTAGCGCACGCATAATAATCCCCCCGCATTGGACGGTGTTCAGTAACGTTGCTTCCATCTTAGGATCTGTAGATGACCGCCGGTTCCAAACGATCTATAACCCCGATACGGATAAAAAAATCTATATTACAGGTACTTGTATTCTAGGTAATTTAACCATAAAAAATGCTTAA
- a CDS encoding adenylate kinase, which yields MLNLVIFGPPGAGKGTQSAKLIEKYQLVHVSTGDIFRAHIKGQTPLGQQVSQIIAEGNLVPDSITIAMLEEEVKKNPDAKGFIFDGFPRTVAQAEALDAFLEGINTSIAVVIALDVNEDELKDRIAKRREISGRADDDADKLVKRIDEYFTKTIHVLPYYEAQGKLSKVNGIGEIETIFKSLTDIIDNY from the coding sequence ATGCTAAACCTTGTAATATTTGGCCCTCCGGGTGCAGGTAAGGGAACCCAATCTGCAAAGCTTATTGAAAAATATCAATTGGTGCACGTTTCTACTGGTGATATTTTTAGAGCACATATTAAAGGTCAAACCCCGCTTGGTCAACAAGTGAGTCAGATTATTGCTGAGGGGAATTTAGTGCCAGATTCGATTACAATAGCGATGCTGGAGGAGGAAGTGAAGAAAAATCCGGATGCAAAAGGATTTATTTTCGATGGATTTCCTCGTACTGTTGCGCAGGCTGAGGCGTTGGACGCTTTTTTAGAAGGTATCAACACCTCCATCGCAGTCGTAATCGCACTGGATGTCAATGAGGATGAATTGAAAGATCGTATTGCCAAACGGAGAGAGATTTCTGGACGTGCGGATGATGATGCAGATAAATTAGTGAAGCGTATTGATGAATACTTCACAAAGACGATTCATGTATTGCCTTATTATGAGGCTCAGGGTAAGCTTTCTAAAGTGAATGGTATCGGTGAGATCGAGACTATCTTTAAGAGCTTAACCGATATCATCGATAATTATTAA
- the obgE gene encoding GTPase ObgE, with amino-acid sequence MAQGSNFVDYVKVCCRSGHGGAGSAHLHRDKHTATGGPDGGDGGRGGHIILKGTTNLWTLLHLKYRKHIIASNGESGGSSLRTGATGRDEILEVPLGTIAKDAETGEVLFDITEEGETRILVPGGKGGLGNWHFKSPTQQTPRFSQPGLPGKEQWMILELKVLADVGLVGFPNAGKSTLLSVVSAAKPEIANYPFTTLVPNLGMVGYRDNRSFVMADIPGIIEGASEGKGLGYRFLRHIERNSVLLFMVPADTDRTIREEYAILLNELTAYNPELADKPKLLAITKSDMLDEELEKEMEQELPEDVPYIFISSVTGKNILPLKDMIWKAINS; translated from the coding sequence ATGGCGCAAGGTTCGAATTTTGTTGATTATGTGAAAGTGTGTTGTCGTTCTGGACATGGTGGGGCAGGTTCGGCTCACTTGCACCGTGATAAACACACGGCTACAGGCGGGCCTGATGGTGGTGATGGCGGTCGTGGAGGGCATATTATCCTAAAAGGAACGACTAATCTTTGGACGTTACTTCATTTAAAATATCGTAAGCATATTATCGCATCAAACGGTGAATCTGGAGGCAGTTCTCTGCGTACGGGTGCAACTGGTCGCGATGAGATATTGGAGGTTCCGTTGGGTACTATAGCAAAGGATGCGGAGACTGGCGAGGTGTTATTTGATATTACAGAGGAAGGTGAAACCAGGATACTGGTGCCGGGTGGAAAAGGTGGTCTGGGTAACTGGCATTTTAAGTCGCCTACGCAACAGACACCACGGTTTTCACAGCCAGGCCTTCCTGGTAAAGAGCAGTGGATGATACTGGAACTAAAGGTTCTTGCAGACGTGGGATTAGTTGGATTTCCAAATGCTGGTAAATCGACGTTGCTTTCGGTCGTATCTGCTGCAAAACCAGAAATCGCAAACTATCCATTTACTACGCTCGTACCTAATTTGGGTATGGTGGGCTATCGGGACAATCGTTCCTTTGTAATGGCTGATATTCCGGGAATTATTGAGGGTGCTTCTGAGGGGAAAGGCTTGGGTTATCGTTTTTTACGCCATATTGAGCGGAACTCAGTGTTGTTGTTTATGGTCCCTGCTGATACCGACCGGACGATCCGTGAAGAGTATGCCATTCTTTTAAATGAATTGACCGCTTATAATCCTGAATTGGCCGATAAACCAAAATTGTTGGCTATTACCAAGTCTGATATGCTCGACGAAGAGTTGGAGAAGGAGATGGAACAAGAACTACCGGAAGATGTTCCTTATATTTTCATTTCTTCGGTTACTGGTAAGAATATATTGCCATTGAAAGATATGATCTGGAAAGCGATCAACTCTTAA